A window of Luteitalea sp. contains these coding sequences:
- a CDS encoding alpha/beta fold hydrolase yields the protein MREPKGLTIQLESGATVSARHYTSSAASSLGSTLILAHGAGAGQTHPWMVARASALAARGLDVVTFNFPYMERRRRAPDSAAVLIACYAAVLTKVAAGTDGRVLVGGKSMGGRIATELGAARPDENRLSGIVLLGYPLHPPGRPQQLRSAHLPSVRRPMLFVQGTRDSFGTPSELQAELDRLAVSTTIHAVDDGDHSLIVKRGGRPQELVFDEVYEVILRWIAAL from the coding sequence ATGCGTGAGCCAAAAGGCTTGACAATCCAGCTCGAAAGCGGCGCCACGGTCTCTGCCCGGCATTACACGTCGAGCGCCGCCTCGTCACTGGGCTCCACCCTCATTCTTGCGCATGGCGCGGGGGCCGGCCAGACCCATCCATGGATGGTCGCGCGCGCCTCGGCCCTGGCCGCACGAGGGCTCGACGTCGTCACCTTCAACTTTCCTTACATGGAGCGGCGCAGGCGCGCGCCGGATTCGGCGGCAGTGCTCATCGCCTGCTACGCGGCCGTCCTGACCAAGGTGGCGGCCGGGACAGATGGGCGTGTGCTCGTCGGCGGCAAGTCCATGGGGGGACGCATAGCCACCGAGCTCGGCGCCGCGCGGCCGGACGAGAATCGCCTGAGTGGCATTGTGTTGCTTGGGTACCCGCTCCATCCGCCGGGCCGGCCGCAACAGCTGCGCAGCGCTCACCTTCCCAGCGTGCGTCGGCCGATGCTGTTCGTCCAGGGCACGCGCGACAGCTTCGGCACGCCGAGCGAGCTGCAAGCCGAGCTCGATCGGCTCGCTGTTTCCACGACGATCCATGCCGTCGACGATGGTGACCACTCACTGATCGTCAAACGCGGCGGACGCCCTCAAGAGCTGGTGTTCGATGAGGTCTACGAGGTGATTCTCAGGTGGATAGCGGCTCTATGA
- a CDS encoding NAD-dependent protein deacylase, which produces MTRSQGDRVASVRDPIETAGERIREARRLTVLTGAGVSAASGVPTFRGPDGLWRSFRGEDLATPGAFRRDPRMVWEWYDWRRQRIAACKPNPAHDVLARWSQRSPSLTLVTQNVDGLHERAGTVRVVRLHGSIWHLRCARPCAEGGTRRDGRVPLPELPPRCTCGDYLRPDVIWFGEALDPTVVEQAAEATARCDLFVTIGTSALVYPAAGFIHSARAAGAMVVEINPEATGASDVVDLVVRRPAETALPELDRFLQ; this is translated from the coding sequence ATGACGCGATCGCAAGGTGATAGGGTGGCGAGCGTGCGCGATCCCATCGAAACGGCAGGCGAGCGAATTCGGGAGGCGCGGCGCTTGACCGTGCTGACCGGTGCCGGTGTCTCTGCGGCGAGCGGTGTGCCGACGTTCCGGGGCCCCGACGGTCTTTGGCGGTCGTTTCGCGGAGAGGACCTGGCGACGCCGGGCGCCTTTCGGCGCGACCCCCGGATGGTCTGGGAATGGTACGACTGGCGTCGGCAGCGCATTGCCGCCTGCAAGCCGAATCCTGCGCACGACGTCCTCGCCCGCTGGAGCCAGCGTTCCCCTTCTCTGACGCTGGTAACCCAGAACGTGGACGGTCTCCACGAGCGCGCAGGTACGGTGCGCGTAGTTCGCTTGCATGGATCCATCTGGCACCTGCGCTGCGCCCGGCCGTGTGCGGAAGGCGGGACGCGACGCGACGGTCGTGTCCCTCTACCGGAGCTTCCACCGCGCTGTACGTGCGGCGATTATCTCCGTCCTGACGTCATCTGGTTCGGGGAAGCGCTCGATCCGACGGTGGTAGAGCAGGCGGCCGAGGCGACCGCACGTTGCGACCTGTTTGTCACAATCGGCACCTCGGCGCTCGTCTACCCGGCGGCCGGTTTCATTCACAGCGCCCGCGCGGCCGGCGCCATGGTCGTCGAGATCAACCCCGAAGCCACGGGTGCGTCCGACGTTGTCGACCTTGTCGTGCGGCGGCCCGCCGAGACGGCGCTTCCCGAGCTCGATCGTTTCCTCCAGTGA
- a CDS encoding RNA methyltransferase gives MPVVRIESAGDPRLASYRNIPDRELLVRRGIFIAEGRLVVRRLLAAGAPRVQSLLVSDAALASLDDLLDAGRDPRPIYVGSRDLLTEIVGFNVHRGCLACGERPAALPLEAVLTSSDLSAEARSAKVDRAPLILLEEVGNPDNIGGIFRSAQALGARAIVLDPRCSDPLYRKAIRVSMGSSLEVPFVKVAEWLPSLEAIKSAGWRLIGLTPAPNAAALTHVLTARWGLPVAFLLGHEGSGLSEQARTHLDAEARIPMTPGVDSLNVATAAAIALYEAGRARDLGI, from the coding sequence ATGCCCGTGGTACGGATCGAATCTGCCGGGGACCCACGCCTTGCGAGCTATCGCAACATCCCCGACCGAGAGCTGCTCGTGCGCCGTGGGATCTTCATCGCGGAGGGCCGCCTGGTGGTGCGCCGCTTGCTTGCTGCGGGGGCGCCGCGTGTGCAGTCCCTCCTCGTAAGCGACGCGGCGCTGGCGTCGCTCGATGACCTGCTCGATGCGGGCCGCGACCCTAGGCCGATTTACGTTGGCTCGAGGGATCTCCTCACTGAAATCGTCGGGTTCAACGTTCACCGCGGCTGCCTCGCATGCGGCGAGCGTCCGGCGGCGCTGCCGCTCGAAGCGGTGCTCACCTCGTCCGACTTGTCCGCCGAAGCGCGCAGCGCGAAGGTGGATCGCGCGCCGCTCATCCTGCTCGAGGAGGTTGGCAATCCCGACAACATCGGCGGTATCTTTCGCAGTGCCCAGGCGTTGGGTGCACGCGCCATCGTCCTCGACCCGCGGTGCTCGGACCCGCTCTATCGGAAGGCGATCCGCGTATCGATGGGCTCGTCTCTCGAGGTTCCCTTCGTGAAGGTCGCCGAGTGGCTCCCGTCGCTGGAAGCTATCAAGAGCGCCGGATGGCGTCTAATTGGCTTGACGCCGGCTCCCAACGCGGCGGCGCTCACCCACGTCCTGACTGCGCGGTGGGGTCTGCCCGTTGCCTTCTTGCTCGGCCATGAAGGTTCAGGGCTTTCGGAGCAGGCCCGCACACACCTCGACGCCGAGGCGCGGATTCCCATGACGCCGGGCGTCGATTCTCTCAACGTGGCAACTGCCGCCGCGATAGCGCTGTACGAGGCAGGGCGGGCTAGGGATCTAGGGATCTAG
- a CDS encoding HAD-IA family hydrolase, which translates to MAVPSHLNGLAAVVFDFDGVLANSEPLHLRVLQQVLATVGVTLSSEEYYARYLGYSDHDSLSEIAADRGLGWDEPTIERLTSTKTQRFREIARGESVLFPDAAACVEQVAAAVPVAIASGALRDEIELMLEPSGLRSLFSVVVAADDTPRSKPAPDPYERAFALLLETGRLDSTARPSHAVAVEDSPWGIQSARAAGLRTIAVTTSYGQDQLGDADLVLPTLSALTLNTLASVVG; encoded by the coding sequence ATGGCCGTTCCTTCGCACCTCAATGGCCTGGCTGCGGTCGTCTTCGACTTCGATGGCGTGCTCGCGAATAGTGAGCCGCTGCACCTACGTGTGCTCCAGCAGGTATTGGCGACAGTCGGTGTCACGCTGTCGTCGGAGGAGTACTACGCGCGCTATCTCGGATACTCGGATCATGACTCGCTGTCGGAGATAGCGGCGGACCGTGGCCTCGGCTGGGACGAGCCGACCATCGAACGGCTCACCAGCACGAAAACGCAGCGGTTTCGGGAGATCGCCCGAGGAGAATCGGTCCTCTTTCCAGACGCAGCTGCGTGTGTGGAACAGGTCGCTGCCGCTGTGCCGGTGGCTATCGCATCAGGCGCGCTCCGTGACGAGATCGAGCTCATGCTCGAGCCCAGTGGACTCCGCTCGCTCTTCAGTGTCGTCGTCGCAGCAGACGACACGCCGCGCAGCAAGCCGGCGCCGGATCCGTACGAGCGCGCGTTCGCGCTGCTCCTGGAGACTGGGCGGCTCGATTCAACGGCTCGACCGAGCCACGCGGTGGCGGTCGAAGACTCGCCCTGGGGCATCCAATCCGCGCGCGCAGCGGGATTGCGCACAATCGCAGTCACGACGTCGTATGGCCAGGATCAGCTGGGTGATGCGGACCTCGTGCTCCCCACTCTCTCTGCGTTGACTCTGAATACACTGGCCAGCGTGGTCGGGTGA
- a CDS encoding DUF1684 domain-containing protein has product MRCGASSPTRPSRRKGIPSSRRKKVPGSFFIYPVGVRICLPSVLILAFTLSACTNAPPPPDAADYPASIRALRDKKDEAFRSADDSPVPPARRESLLPLEYFEVDERYRAPAALTPSPDEPVIVMATSTGKQRSMRRAGRLEFALLGRELAVTAFVEADDQEARRLFVPFRDPSNGTKTYAGGRYLDLDRTATGLYELDFNRAYHPYCYYNETYDCPFPPAENTLRVPVSAGERMKTNASDGN; this is encoded by the coding sequence TTGCGTTGCGGCGCCAGCTCGCCGACGCGACCGTCACGAAGGAAAGGTATCCCTTCCAGTAGGCGGAAAAAGGTACCCGGTTCCTTTTTCATCTATCCTGTAGGGGTGAGGATCTGCCTGCCGAGCGTCTTGATTCTGGCGTTCACGCTGTCAGCGTGCACGAATGCGCCCCCGCCCCCAGATGCCGCGGACTATCCGGCAAGCATCCGAGCACTTCGTGACAAGAAGGACGAGGCGTTCAGAAGCGCAGACGACTCCCCGGTTCCACCGGCGCGCCGTGAGTCGCTGCTGCCCCTGGAGTATTTCGAAGTCGACGAGCGGTACCGCGCACCGGCGGCTCTTACACCGTCGCCTGACGAGCCGGTCATCGTCATGGCGACATCGACCGGCAAACAGCGTTCAATGCGCCGGGCCGGGCGGCTGGAGTTCGCACTCCTCGGCCGCGAGCTGGCTGTCACAGCGTTCGTCGAGGCCGATGACCAGGAGGCGCGCCGCTTGTTCGTGCCGTTTCGCGACCCGAGCAATGGCACCAAAACATACGCCGGTGGGCGTTACCTGGACCTCGATCGGACTGCGACCGGGCTGTACGAGCTCGACTTCAATCGTGCCTACCATCCCTACTGCTACTACAACGAAACGTACGATTGCCCTTTCCCGCCTGCGGAGAACACGTTGCGGGTGCCCGTGTCCGCTGGAGAACGGATGAAAACCAACGCATCGGATGGAAATTGA